One segment of Streptomyces roseifaciens DNA contains the following:
- a CDS encoding polyamine ABC transporter substrate-binding protein: protein MSRRTLLRALGAGAGAAALAGCGVPAAYVEPVDRAAEDRSSRDKSLVFANWPLYIDVDEDDPQKRPTLDAFEKHSGISVKYTEEINDNDEFFGKVSPALMNHQETGRDLIVVSDWMASRYVRLGWVQEMDRSRQPNVDRNLDPLLRKPSFDPGRLHTVPWQSGITGIAYNRKKLGREIRHTSDLWKDDLRGRVTLLAGLDEAYSLLMQGNGANVTRWTADDFHTMTDQLRRLVRKRHIRRFTGNDYIKDLSSGDVLACQAYSGDVIQLQADNPDIEFVVPEEGAELWAESLMVPNLARHKRNAEALVDYYYRPEVAAELAAAVNYVCPVPAARDILASSSDKELAELAGNPLIFPSDDMRKRLATARDMTAKERPGFTKEWNEIVGL from the coding sequence CCGCTCCAGCCGCGACAAGAGCCTCGTCTTCGCCAACTGGCCCCTCTACATCGACGTCGACGAGGACGACCCGCAGAAGCGCCCCACGCTCGACGCGTTCGAGAAGCACAGCGGCATATCGGTGAAGTACACCGAAGAGATCAACGACAACGACGAGTTCTTCGGCAAGGTCAGCCCCGCCCTGATGAACCATCAGGAGACAGGGAGGGACCTCATCGTTGTCAGCGACTGGATGGCCTCCCGCTACGTGCGCCTGGGCTGGGTCCAGGAGATGGACCGCTCCCGCCAGCCGAACGTCGACCGCAACCTCGACCCGCTGCTGCGCAAGCCCTCCTTCGACCCCGGCCGCCTGCACACCGTCCCCTGGCAGTCCGGCATCACGGGCATCGCGTACAACCGCAAGAAGCTCGGCCGGGAGATCCGGCACACCTCCGACCTGTGGAAGGACGACCTGCGCGGCCGGGTCACACTGCTGGCCGGCCTGGACGAGGCGTACTCGCTGCTCATGCAGGGCAACGGCGCCAACGTCACCCGCTGGACCGCCGACGACTTCCACACCATGACCGACCAGCTGCGCCGCCTCGTGCGCAAGCGGCACATCCGCCGTTTCACCGGCAACGACTACATCAAGGACCTGTCGTCCGGCGACGTGCTGGCCTGCCAGGCGTACTCCGGCGACGTCATCCAGCTCCAGGCCGACAACCCCGACATCGAGTTCGTCGTCCCCGAGGAGGGCGCCGAGCTGTGGGCCGAGAGCCTCATGGTGCCCAACCTCGCCCGCCACAAGCGCAACGCCGAGGCACTCGTCGACTACTACTACCGGCCCGAGGTGGCGGCCGAGCTCGCCGCGGCGGTCAATTACGTCTGCCCCGTGCCGGCCGCTCGGGACATTCTCGCCTCGTCCTCCGACAAGGAACTCGCGGAGCTCGCCGGGAACCCGCTCATCTTCCCGAGCGACGACATGCGCAAACGCCTCGCGACGGCACGCGACATGACCGCGAAGGAGCGGCCGGGCTTCACCAAGGAGTGGAACGAGATCGTCGGGCTCTGA
- a CDS encoding glycerophosphodiester phosphodiesterase has translation MTGPNSPAAKARTVTAVAHRGDPYLFRENTLASIRSALRAGAGAVEVDVRLTRDGVPVLLHDATLERLWGHTRVLDSLAADELRELTGGGVPTLCEALQLGAERSGPRLFIDLPDASAAEAAVAEVHASGAAERVYYCGGVTSMLAVRRADPAAETALTWTTLMPPRQALLSAVAPRWLNYRFGLVSPELVARNHSDGLLVSAWTADTRFTMRRLLAAGVDAITTNRVGTLRSLLRD, from the coding sequence ATGACCGGCCCGAACTCCCCTGCTGCAAAAGCCCGCACCGTCACCGCCGTCGCCCACCGCGGTGATCCGTACCTCTTCCGGGAGAACACCCTCGCCTCGATCCGTTCGGCCCTGCGGGCCGGGGCGGGGGCGGTGGAGGTCGACGTCCGGCTGACGCGCGACGGCGTGCCCGTGCTGCTGCACGACGCGACGCTCGAGCGCCTGTGGGGTCACACGCGGGTCCTGGACTCGCTCGCGGCGGACGAGCTGCGGGAGCTGACCGGCGGCGGCGTACCCACCCTGTGCGAGGCCCTGCAGCTCGGCGCGGAGCGCTCCGGACCACGGCTGTTCATCGACCTGCCGGACGCGTCGGCCGCCGAGGCCGCCGTCGCCGAGGTGCACGCGAGCGGAGCCGCGGAGCGCGTGTACTACTGCGGTGGTGTGACATCGATGCTCGCAGTACGTCGCGCGGATCCGGCCGCGGAGACCGCCCTGACGTGGACGACGCTGATGCCGCCGCGCCAGGCCCTGCTCAGCGCCGTCGCCCCGCGCTGGCTGAACTACCGCTTCGGGCTGGTGAGCCCCGAACTCGTCGCCCGCAACCACTCCGACGGGCTTCTGGTCTCCGCCTGGACCGCGGACACCCGCTTCACGATGCGCCGGCTGCTGGCAGCAGGCGTCGACGCGATCACCACCAACCGGGTCGGTACGTTGCGGTCGCTGCTGCGGGACTGA